A portion of the Streptomyces sp. YPW6 genome contains these proteins:
- a CDS encoding sugar phosphate nucleotidyltransferase, whose amino-acid sequence MIGLVLAAGAGRRLRPYTDTLPKALVPVDGDKTVLDLTLANFAEVGLTEVAIVVGYRKEAVYARKAELEATYGLSLTLIDNDKAEEWNNAYSLWCARDVIKRGVILANGDTVHPVSVEKTLLDARGKGQKIILALDTEKVLADEEMKVITEEGKGVQRITKLMDPATATGEYIGVTLIEGEAAEELADALKTTFERDPDLYYEDGYQELVNRGFTVDVAPIGTVTWVEIDNHDDLKKGREIACQY is encoded by the coding sequence ATGATCGGCCTCGTACTGGCAGCCGGTGCAGGACGACGTCTGCGCCCCTACACGGACACGCTCCCCAAGGCGCTCGTCCCTGTCGACGGCGACAAGACGGTCCTCGACCTCACGCTGGCCAACTTCGCCGAGGTCGGACTCACCGAGGTCGCGATCGTCGTCGGCTACCGCAAGGAAGCCGTCTACGCCCGCAAGGCCGAGCTGGAGGCGACCTACGGCCTCAGCCTCACGCTGATCGACAACGACAAGGCCGAGGAGTGGAACAACGCCTACTCCCTGTGGTGCGCCCGTGACGTCATCAAGCGCGGTGTGATCCTCGCCAACGGCGACACCGTGCACCCGGTCTCCGTCGAGAAGACCCTCCTGGACGCCCGCGGCAAGGGCCAGAAGATCATCCTCGCCCTGGACACCGAGAAGGTGCTCGCCGACGAGGAGATGAAGGTCATCACCGAGGAGGGCAAGGGCGTCCAGCGCATCACCAAGCTGATGGACCCGGCCACCGCGACCGGTGAGTACATCGGCGTCACCCTGATCGAGGGCGAGGCCGCCGAGGAGCTGGCGGACGCGCTGAAGACCACCTTCGAGCGCGACCCCGACCTCTACTACGAGGACGGCTACCAGGAGCTCGTGAACCGCGGCTTCACCGTCGACGTGGCCCCCATCGGCACCGTGACCTGGGTCGAGATCGACAACCACGACGACCTGAAGAAGGGCCGGGAGATCGCGTGCCAGTACTGA